CATCTATGATTTTAGAATTAGATTTATTCAGATTTAAATAATATTTGATAGAGTTACCGGGAACATAACTATTTATATCCTCTCCCGATAGTATTTTTTCTCTGATCCCAAATGCGCTCAGAAACTGATTATTACTGTCTGTACTCTTGTATGAAGCAGTTCTTTTTATTGGATAAGGTTTTATATTTGATTTTAGCTTTATAAGTTCTTTAATATACTCCATTGCCAAAATATTGTTGGGAGAACTCATAAAAGAAGTGTCAATATCCAATATATCTTTAACCGCATTTTCTCTGGATAATATATAAGAATATCCTTTGTTTAAATACTCTTTAAGTTTAACTTTATATTCTTCACTTTCTTTTAAAAGAAAATTGCAGACCGATATTATTTCTTTTAATTTTTCACTGTCTTCCATTCCAAAGCATAAATGGTCTATTATACCTAAACTATTTAAAATCCTGACTGCGGAAGAAGAAAAGATTTCTGCTGTGGAGCATGCATAAACAAAAGGGAGCTCAATAACTAAATCGGCGCCGTTATTAACGGTGATTTCCGATTTTTTATATTTATCGATTATCGATAACTCTCCTCTTTGAGTATAGTTGCCGCTCATTATGCAAACTACATTATCCGCATTCAGTTCTTTTTTTACCTTTTCAATCTGATATTTATGACCGTTATGAAAAGGGTTATATTCACTGACTATTCCGACAGTCTTCATGTTAAACCTCTTCTATTTCATTTTTACTTAAAAAGTATATGTAGCTGTGCTTTACATTTTTATTCATCAAAGTAGATATAGCTCTTTTATAATAGTTTAGCTGTATTTCAAATCCTTTTAGAAGTTCTTTCTTCTCACTTTCATTATTGTAATGATTTGTTTTATAGTCTACGAGTATCATAGCTCCGTCTTTTGTTTCAAACGTTAAATCTATAATTCCCTGAACAAGAATTTCTTCTTCGCTATCCTTCCACTTTTCAGATATATCCTTTGCTTTTAAGGCTAAGTTAAACGGAAGTTCCCTGTATATTTTTTTAGAGTGTATCAATTCTTTTCCTATATTGCTATCAAAGAAATTATAAATATAATTGATGT
The DNA window shown above is from Anaerofustis stercorihominis DSM 17244 and carries:
- a CDS encoding nucleotidyltransferase produces the protein MKTVGIVSEYNPFHNGHKYQIEKVKKELNADNVVCIMSGNYTQRGELSIIDKYKKSEITVNNGADLVIELPFVYACSTAEIFSSSAVRILNSLGIIDHLCFGMEDSEKLKEIISVCNFLLKESEEYKVKLKEYLNKGYSYILSRENAVKDILDIDTSFMSSPNNILAMEYIKELIKLKSNIKPYPIKRTASYKSTDSNNQFLSAFGIREKILSGEDINSYVPGNSIKYYLNLNKSNSKIIDDCFITIKNIILSMDSEDLYKYADMEIGLNNRIYKNIFDSKNVKDLLDKVSTKRYTKNRIRRILIHILTNYTKDELNKYKTHTPKFIKVLGFNDNGRELLKQIKNNDIKIFNNYNKDINKLNDVDIEIIKKNIKADNIYNVNHDKFNLDFYKMAFYKDK